The following nucleotide sequence is from Polyangiaceae bacterium.
CCGCCGTCGGTTGTTTCACCGACGGATGCATCGGACACGTCCAGTGAGCGATTTCGTCCGCCCCGGGTTGGGGGTGAGAGTGCTCTGCAAGCTCCTCGGCGGGCTGCAAATGCTTCTCGAGGCTGACCTCGGAGCCACACGTCAGCATCTTCTGTCCCATATACGGGTTCGAGAGTTGCTCAGTCGGCTGCATCCAGTGCGCGTAGCCATCAGCCATTGGGCACTTGAAGAGGTGCTCGCCCTTCGCGAGGCGCTCGTCGGTAGCGACCACCGCGACCAACTGTTTGGACAGCGTCCCAAAGGCCTTGCGAGCGTCTTCCAAGCCATCGACACCCTGGATCTCCTGGGCGCCGGCGATGGCGGCATCAATTGCCTTGCGGATACGTGCGTCTAGCTCCTCGCCTTGCAAGCTCGCGTTCAATGCGGCCTCGAGGCGCTTGGCTGGCCCAGCGAGCCCATCCGCTGCTGTGTCGCTCGCCAACGCGGACCGCAAGTCTTCATAAGCAAGCAGCGCGGTCTGTAGGCTCGCGAGACGCGTCGCCGAGTACTCCGTCTTCGGCAGCTCCGGGGGGAGCTCTGCCGGTGGCTTGGCTGGCGCGTGATCCATCCCCGGCATCGCTGACATGTCGGCGCTCGGGGCGGTGGCGACGCTTGGAGCTGGCGCCAAGCCGAACCACGCCTGGAGCGGCCCCCGGAAGTAGACGCCCAAGCCCACGAGCACGCCGATCGCGAGCACCGCGGCGATGCGCCCCGGCCACTTGTTGGCGGTCACTTTGCACCTCCTAGCCTGCACTGGTGAGCGGGCTGCCCGACGGCGCGACACAGCTCCGCGCGGCGCTTCGAGAGCTCAGCCCAAGCCATCAGCTCAGCCAACTGAATGTCTCGCAGTTTGTTCTCCGCAGAGATCACATCGGAGAAGTCGGTACCCGACGTCTGGTACGCCCCCAAACCAACCGACACTTGCTGCTTTGCCACCGGCACGAGGCGCTTCTCGTAGAGCTTCACGATCGCGATCGCTTGGAGCAATCGCCGTCGCTGTTCGTCGACCTGGAGCCGCAGTTGGTCTGCGACGCGCTTTACCCGACCGCGAGCTGACGCGGCGCGTGCGTTGGCTTCATCGACCGCTCCGTCCCGCGAGCCCTGAGCGATGGGCAGCGGCAACTCGACTCCAAGCATCCACTGGTGCTCCGTCATGCGAAACATGCTGGTGTAGGTGCCCGACACGGTGATGTCTGGGTAGTACTGGCGCTCCGCTACCTCACCGGCAGCCTCCGCCGCACGCACCTCGGCGTCCACGGCTCGCAGCTCCGCTCGATTCCCCAAGGCAATGCGTTGAAGTTCTGGACTACTCGGAGGCGCCTCGGTTGCGACGTCGAGCTTGCGCGGAGGCTTCGGCAGCGGCGCGTCAGGCGGTTCGTGCATCAGCACGTTGAGCTGCGCGCGCAGGCTCTCTTGGTCGGAGCTGAGCACCAAATCTTGCCGCTCCAGCTGCGCCAACTCCACATCGACGGCGACCTGGTCGCGCGCTTGACCGCGACCCACCGCGTACTGCGCTCGCACGGCTTCTGCGAGCTTCTTGAGCAGCTCGCGGTGTTCGGCGTTGGTCTCCAGCGCACGGCCGACCAGCCAGTAGTCGTCGTACAGGGTGGAGGCTTCCTTCGCCAAGTCGAGACGGGTGATCTCCACCCGCTGCTCGACTACCTCCGCTTCGGCGTTGGCTTTGTCTTCGCTGCCGGAGAGCTTGCCCGGCCAAGGAAAGCGCTGGCTCAGCTTGATGGTCTGGCCGTACGGCACGTCGCTCGCGCCTATCGAGAGCGGAGCGAACTCATACATCAGCATCGGGTCTGGCAGCGTGGAGACCTGCGCAGGGCGAGCGCGCGCAGCCGTGTACGCTTGCCGCATGGATTCGATCTCCGGGTTTCGCTCGAGCACGGCGCTAACCAGCGACTTCCGGCTCAGGTTTGGCGCTTTCCGCAGCTTGGCCGTATCGGCGGACGCGCGCGCGGGACTAACGCCGGCGCTGCCGGAGTAGCGAACGGGCGACTCGATGCGGGTGCTACTCGCGCAGGCGGGAGCGAGGATGCCGCACGCAAGCGCAGCAAGGAGGCGGACGGTGTGACTAGGGTTGATTTGAAACATGAAGCTCTCGGGGCGACGAACCGCCCCCTCACAGCGATGCCGGAAGCACTGGGTGATGGCCAACGAGCAACGGCTACACGCAATGGCGTGAAGCCGGGCCATGCCGGGTGGTCGACGCGAGCACGTCAACACGAGGCACTCGTGCCCATGACGAACAGGAATCACGCACGAGACGCGGGACCGACGTCAGCAGCGCCGTGTCATATCGACACGCGGCCGCCATGCCTTCCCCACGGAAACGCGACTCAAATCAGGAAGCTGCAGTTTTTCAGATAGAGCGGTGGCCCTAGAGGCGGAGGTCCGCGCGCGACCCGGGGGACCTCT
It contains:
- a CDS encoding TolC family protein, coding for MFQINPSHTVRLLAALACGILAPACASSTRIESPVRYSGSAGVSPARASADTAKLRKAPNLSRKSLVSAVLERNPEIESMRQAYTAARARPAQVSTLPDPMLMYEFAPLSIGASDVPYGQTIKLSQRFPWPGKLSGSEDKANAEAEVVEQRVEITRLDLAKEASTLYDDYWLVGRALETNAEHRELLKKLAEAVRAQYAVGRGQARDQVAVDVELAQLERQDLVLSSDQESLRAQLNVLMHEPPDAPLPKPPRKLDVATEAPPSSPELQRIALGNRAELRAVDAEVRAAEAAGEVAERQYYPDITVSGTYTSMFRMTEHQWMLGVELPLPIAQGSRDGAVDEANARAASARGRVKRVADQLRLQVDEQRRRLLQAIAIVKLYEKRLVPVAKQQVSVGLGAYQTSGTDFSDVISAENKLRDIQLAELMAWAELSKRRAELCRAVGQPAHQCRLGGAK